Below is a window of Brassica napus cultivar Da-Ae chromosome A5, Da-Ae, whole genome shotgun sequence DNA.
AGGCCAAGCTTTCTTCAAGAGTTCAATGgaagtttattttaattttttctttttcttttggtggGTTATTACAGAGGAATACGAGCACCTCGTGAAAGAAAGACAAAAGACGGTGTGTGCGTTTCTTGCGGGAACGGTGGTCCAAAGGGGGTTAAACTAATACAAAATATCaacattttcttttgttgttgttgttgtagaagtcttttttttttttaacttttgtcAACTGTTTATAGAAGTCTCAACAGTAGTAACTAGCAACGGTTTATACGGTCACTTGTACTACGTAGGAACGAAATCTAgctaatcatttttaaaattaattatgggTATTTTACTTACTTTTTGTAAAGTTAAATCTAGCtgagtttaaatttttatctacgaccaaaagaaaattgctatatatatattcccaCTATACAGATTGAAATTGTATTTATATGTCATCATTTTCAACTAtagttattaaatataattgaaaTGTTAGTTTTTGTATGATTACAACGTTCGGTGGTGGGGGAATGGTATCCATAATGCATTACGAATCTTTGACCGTATAGTATATCAAGTGAATTAGTTCTATATTGTTTTTGCTAACTTGTTTTGCGTGCTTAATTCGAAAGCAACTGAAATTAATGAATTAATTCatgttttatgtattattttaggTTTATGTAACGCttatattttacgaaaattttaagatttttcagCACGCTGATGAGTGTTTGTGTCAGTTTTGAATCGGATTCCCTTTTAAGAAATGTAACGTCTTATATTTGAACCACCATCCATCTTATTATACTTTAAGTATCCCTTACTTCACATGCAGTAGTTCTAAGTTCTGACACTTGAATTAagcaaaaaaatgtaaattgaaacaaacATAGTGTATATCAAAAAACCGGGTGCTATATAACTACCAATGCACCATAACAAGTTTGGTAAAAGATCAAATACAAACCTAAAATGGGATTGGAGACAGCGAGATAATACATTAGCATGTCGAATGGATGTTCCAGAGGAGGCAACAAAGGCTAGTTTGGCCACGTGTTTAGTTGCTTGCGTTATCACACACTATCCTTGACCATACATcaattcatatataaatagtacATTGAGCAATAATCATGAAACGAAATTAAGACTTATTTATAGTTttgtccaaaatttaaattagattatatatttttttttttgataactctggtatctgggcagccacattcccaactatcccccgaaaggggtccagcgccccaacggaaaggatgttaaatccgttgtggccaagactcgaacccgggtggcaggcagtacagctgtacctcctttaccaccaagctacgagcgcttggttaattagattatatatatcTGTACTATTTTGAACTTAATATATTAGTAATTTTAGcaactaaaacataaattagtGATAATATGCTGACCATATACATATTATCTATCATGCCTAAAAAATAAACGGTATAAATTGTTTCAAAGAAATATAGTCATATCATAGCAAACACGCCATCAATTGCACCAAGACATGAATAAACAGTCTGTGGTCATATTTTGAACGCCGAATCatagatatatgatatatctaTCCATAGCAATTTTCATGCCCTTGATTATTCTTTTACTATAAACTATATTCTGATCAGTACGTATTTTGTATACCCCTTCCACCATTAGACTAATAAGAGCTTGTTTAGATCGGCAGGAAACGAGACAAAATTACGTACGTACATTTAcacggccaaaaaaaaaaaatcacagtatttatttaataaacgTCAAAAGATCGATGGGGGTCTGGCCATCTAATATTAGACGAAGAACACACATGTGCATGTGGGTGAATACAAAGACATGCACGATCATCATAGccttttaaaatgaaaaagctAATAAGGCTTGGTTGTGATAATGAATAACACCAACCACACATCTTATCCATTTGGCCTTTTCCTCACACCATTAAACTTTATCATAAAGTTTAGTTTGATTGctattcatttttataaattttatacagGTTATTggctttttttctttgttgattCCAAATTGATATCTATTACTAATTTATAGTTCTAGAATATAATAAACGATGAAAATAATGTGATTACCTTTATTGCCagtaactaataaaatataattaataattaacttGGACCTTGTTTGATTAGCTTGGCTGGTTATTCCGTGGGTGTCCGTACGGAATTACGGTAATCACAAGTTCACAACGCTATCCTCAATTAATTACTAactaataaaacaattttttttttgtaagatacTACTGACAGTATTTGCCTCGTCGTCACTTAGCGAAAATATATTACACTAACTATGCATATGGACCCAACTATTCGTCTAATCTCCATAGTATATACATCAATGATACTTTTTATAAACTgtgacagataatagattagctGATATAACGTAATGATACTTGTTATAAACTGTGACAGATAATATATTAGCTAATAtaacttacatatatatataatctataatAACCATGGAAATTACGACTGGTTTTCTTACTATCTCCTGGTTACGgaaatttgtttttcatttgaTATCTTTCTTTGTGTGTTTAATTAATCTCAAACAATTATGCGTGTGTTTTCCTCTAATTTATTTGTTCTGTATATTTGGTGatgtttcttataaattttgaaaactagAAAAATGCTAAATTCAACATAAGAAATATCTAATAATCAAGTCTCATGTGTGAAAACTAATAATCAAACCTCAAGTGTCAAATTTTATAATCAAGTCTCAAGTGTGAAAACTAGAATATATCCAATATAAAAACAGAAGACTAGCAACCTGGACTCAAATCAAACTCTCTATttcattatgtttttataactaactaaattaaaatatactcaatgaaaaaaatactcAATGGTCATAAAAAGAATCTTGGAACAAAAATAAGtaagaaaactatataattgtGTTATAAAAGTAACGAAAGTCAAGTCTCATGCAAAGGGATTTCCAAATCCCATAAGATTTAAGAAAGATAATTCATTAGTTGATTAGTTCTATAAAAATAACACCACTTGAAACTCTCTTGTATtgtcaggaaaaaaaaacaagaagacagatttttttttttttgtcacagaaacaagaagagagatttaaaactctgttttttttttgtactaaaAGATTCTTATAATAGCTAACTTCTTCATTGGTATGAAAAAGTTTGGATCTACATCTCAAATAATCATTAGTTGGGAGAAAAAATGAACTGATCAACTTTGGTTAAGTCTTTTTGGCTACAAACTTACAATGCAGTAAAATCTTAAATAACATTGCAATTATTGATTTAGTTTGATACTCTTTACGAAACAACTTCTTTCCTTTTTCTAGTTTGGCTTCAAATTACGGTTATCTAAAACAGTTTGCTCTATCGGATGTCGAATACATCGAACCAGAAATATTGAGCTTAGTAAAACATAGTAGACATCTAAGCCCAAACCAAAGACCTTTAGAGATTATAGGCCGATAGGTGATGATTTGAACGAAAAATGTCTCATAACAAACGAAAAGTGGAGTTGCCCAAAACATAGAGAGGATGATGTGTTAATAACAACAAATCTTTGAAGTGTTTCATTCTTACCGTAGAAGGTAAACAATTAAAAGACTCAACATATTGTGCTTCTGCATGTGAAAAAGAATTTAACATGTATGGAAACAGTAACAATCTTTAACACTTGGAATATCAGGGCATACGCCATGAGTAACAAGCCGGCcgtgtgtgttttgtttttaatacaaAGTTTATGGCAAACATCATTatcaatatatgtaaaaatgaCTGGAATGATTATTACCAGCAGAGAAAGTGAGGAGTACAAACAAAAACGCTACCATAAATCACTTCATATTCTTTTGTATACAACACACACATGATCGTTCTAAAGATTGACCTTGTCCCATTTTTTGTTGGTTTGTTGTTATGATTTTGTTTCGAATTTGGCTTAGCAAATCcggtaaatattttaaactaacaGAATAACAAAATGTACATAGATCTCTAAGTTTCAGAAAATCAGAAAATATCATGTCTTCCAAAAATGTGGAATCAGTTATCGACTTTTTTTACTGGAAGCTACATACATTCTAGTAGCACACATAACACAAACTACATATTTTAGCATCACACAACTTTAAATGGATGTAAAATTTGGTGAATTtacatttacaaatataataagaGATAGTAGTCATTATCTGACCATGTCCAAATACATGAATCTCTAGTGCTTTAGATTCTCAGCTCCGAGAGGTGAAAGAGTTGAAGGTGAATATCTGCCTGATTGCTTCAACCGCAGAGACACTCCAGCTCTCAACATGCCTCACAATCTTTCACACAACACACAAAATGTCTCAGACAAAAGACGGAAAGGAATCTTGTGATGATTGTAAAGAGCAAATGTTTTGTATCTTTTCTTACTTTGAAGTCTCTATCAAGTTCATAGACCGTActtccatcgatcgatatcaatGGTCTCCATGGAAGTTTCAGGTAAGTTCTGAAACATAGTTCAAGAGACATAAACATCATTAATACAAAGCACAATTCACACCTTTTATTTTAATCAGAATACCTTAGCTTCCACGTCGCCCGTATATAGTTTCCTTGGGACAACTCACTCTGTAATGTATTAAATCGATTTCAAGAACACTGAGAGCATAAAACACACACTAGGATCTAACAAATAGCTATACCTTGTCCATATTTTGAAGTTCAATGGATGCATCTTCAAGGAACGGAACCAGTAATCTCAAGTTGCGTTCATACAACTCTGTACCTGCCAAagccaaaacccaaaagagaccacttttatttctaatatcaagatttaTGATCTGATCCCACCAATCTAACAAGAGTGCATGAACACCAGCTTGTTCTACATTTGTTCAAGCAGATACTCTACGAAGGGTTCTGCAATGACTCACCCTGGAAGCTGATCGTCGGATCCTCGAAGATGCAATCATCAGAGTAAATTGCAGTAGTGAAGATTCCTGTTACCATTATTTTCAGACATGACTTTAACCAGTTAGTGTCTGAGCTTAGTTTGTAATCACATACCTGTGACGAAATAGGCATTTCCATAGTCTGATCTCAAAACCTCCATCACATCATCAATATCTCGAGCATTTTCCTCATAATCTGATCTGTAGCCAGTTCCAACCGATATTTTCAGACCAAACACGAacagagtgtaataagagacaTTAACTGAAAGCTCTAGAGATTACTTACTTATCCTCATTTATACGAAGGGTGGTAGAAGGAGACGAAGCGACTGAGAACAGCCGGAGCACTTCAGTGACTCCTCCAACCGCCCACTTCAAGATAGCCGGAGTTTTCTTCTCCGGCGATCCAGAGAAGCATCTCGTCGACCGACGACCAACCCTCTGCACACCCAATGAATCGTAAAATCCCCTAGATGAATAATAAACAAATCAACAGAAACCACCACTCACCTTGAGGGTCGAAGATGAGCTGATAAATATCTGGGAAGTCACTCCCGCCATTTTCTTCCTGTTATAACGGTCGTCGTCGGCAGTTATCCACACACCGCCATTTCTCCACCTTATATTTAAGTATTAAAAAACAAGTTTCACAAACCACCCAAATGTTTTGGAAACTACGAAATGTACCCTAAACTCTTATTTATTAGATTTAAGTACCCATTCCACCACGATTTGGGGGGTGTTGTAtctattagaaataaattaaggGGTGAAATGtggataaattatataatatgtctcgttttttgaataaaaatgtggATAAGCTCTGCCTCTGTAGTCACTCGTAACTGCCAAAAGCTCTGCAGAGAGATAATGGCGGGAGCTGCTTCCACCTCCGATCCACCGTTAAAAATCATAACCGGAGCTGATGCGTTCGGAGCGAGCCTCAAGGACGCGATGGTCTCCCACCTCCGCTCCCTCGGCATAGCCGTGGAGGATACCGGCGTATCGTCATACTACTCCGCCGGAGCCGAAGTCGGCCGCCGCGTCTCCTCCgcatcatcttcctcttccGAAATCCGCGGCTTGGTCTGCTGCGGGACCGGCGTCGGAGTCGCGATGTTCGCCAACAAGTTCCCCGGAGTCTACGCCGCCACGTGTCTCACCGTCGAAGACGCCGTGAACGCTCGATCGATCAGCGACTGCAACGTCCTCGCGCTCTCCGGCGCGAAAACCTCGCCGGAATCCGCGGTGGAGATCTTCGACGCGTGGATCGGAACTCCGTTCAAATCTCCGTGTCCTGCCTCCGGATCGGAGCCGTGGAGCTCCGAGATCTCCTCCTTTCTCGACGATTCCCTCTCCGAGATGGCTCAAATCGGAAAATCCACCGATCATCTTAGTCCGGTTTATATCGGTTCAATACATTAATTTACGTTTAATACGATTCGGTTTATATCGGTTCAATACGTTAATTTATGTTGAATAAGATTCGGTTTATATCGGTTCTATACATTAATTTTATGTTGAATTGTGTTAACCAGACTAAACCAGAATACAATTCATGCGCGATTTGCTGCTTGGCCAAGAACAGAGAGTTCACTCCAGTTGATATCATGCCTGGAGGCTCGATGAAGATAATGAGGGAGACTCCGACGTCTGCCATCGTGAGGTTTAAAGCGGGAAGCGTGGAGCCGGCGCACCACCACACGTTTGGTCATGATCTTGTAGTCATCAAAGGGAAGAAGAGCGTGTGGAATGTGAGTAAGAGTGAGAGAGCTGATC
It encodes the following:
- the LOC106453080 gene encoding DNA damage-repair/toleration protein DRT102-like; translation: MWISSASVVTRNCQKLCREIMAGAASTSDPPLKIITGADAFGASLKDAMVSHLRSLGIAVEDTGVSSYYSAGAEVGRRVSSASSSSSEIRGLVCCGTGVGVAMFANKFPGVYAATCLTVEDAVNARSISDCNVLALSGAKTSPESAVEIFDAWIGTPFKSPCPASGSEPWSSEISSFLDDSLSEMAQIGKSTDHLSPTKPEYNSCAICCLAKNREFTPVDIMPGGSMKIMRETPTSAIVRFKAGSVEPAHHHTFGHDLVVIKGKKSVWNVSKSERADLVEGDYLFTPAGDVHRVKYYEDTEFFITWDGRWDIFLDEDLETAKKAIQQEAS
- the LOC106345651 gene encoding uncharacterized protein LOC106345651, giving the protein MAGVTSQIFISSSSTLKRVGRRSTRCFSGSPEKKTPAILKWAVGGVTEVLRLFSVASSPSTTLRINEDKSDYEENARDIDDVMEVLRSDYGNAYFVTGIFTTAIYSDDCIFEDPTISFQGTELYERNLRLLVPFLEDASIELQNMDKSELSQGNYIRATWKLRTYLKLPWRPLISIDGSTVYELDRDFKIVRHVESWSVSAVEAIRQIFTFNSFTSRS